One Devosia lacusdianchii genomic window carries:
- a CDS encoding UxaA family hydrolase codes for MSETMIRPQARTLVLNASDNIAVALANLEPGSETPQCVNIVRRVPRGHKFATRGIRAGEAVVKFGQIIGFAKEAIPPGDWVHEHNCGMGGEDGSLKHDYAFAEGAVAPDMIPLAQRSTFEGYRRANGQVGTRNYVGILTSVNCSATVAKFIAEGINRSGILDDYPEIDGVVPFVHGTGCGMESRGEGFDILKRTQWGYTSNPNLGAAMLVGLGCEVFQIGRMKEMYGIIESDTFQTMTIQESGGTKKIIEWGIERMKEMLPVAARAKRETIDASELTLALQCGGSDGYSGITANPALGYAADILVRNGGTAILSETPEIYGAEHLLTRRAVSREVGEKLISRIHWWEDYTQRNHGEMNNNPSPGNKLGGLTTILEKSLGAAAKGGTTPLTAVYEYAEKVTEKGFVFMDTPGFDPVSATGQVAGGANILAFTTGRGSAYGCKPVPSIKLATNSDMYARMTEDMDINCGDIVEGVSIEQKGQEIFDLMLRVASGEKTKSEALGYGDNEFVPWQVGATM; via the coding sequence ATGTCTGAAACGATGATCCGCCCCCAGGCCCGTACGCTGGTGCTCAATGCATCAGACAATATCGCGGTGGCTCTGGCCAATCTCGAACCTGGTTCCGAAACGCCGCAGTGCGTCAACATTGTCCGTCGCGTGCCGCGCGGACACAAGTTCGCCACGCGTGGCATTCGCGCCGGCGAGGCGGTCGTCAAATTCGGGCAGATCATCGGCTTTGCCAAGGAAGCGATTCCGCCGGGCGACTGGGTGCATGAGCACAATTGCGGCATGGGCGGCGAAGATGGCTCGCTCAAGCACGACTATGCCTTTGCCGAAGGCGCGGTGGCCCCTGACATGATCCCGCTGGCGCAGCGCTCCACTTTCGAGGGCTATCGCCGGGCCAATGGCCAGGTGGGCACGCGCAATTATGTCGGTATCCTCACCTCGGTGAACTGTTCGGCGACGGTGGCCAAGTTCATCGCCGAGGGCATCAACCGCTCCGGCATTCTCGACGACTATCCCGAAATTGACGGCGTGGTGCCCTTCGTGCACGGCACCGGCTGCGGCATGGAAAGCCGGGGCGAGGGGTTCGACATCCTCAAGCGCACGCAATGGGGCTACACCTCCAATCCCAATCTGGGCGCCGCCATGCTGGTCGGCCTGGGCTGCGAAGTGTTCCAGATCGGCCGCATGAAGGAGATGTATGGCATTATCGAGAGCGACACGTTCCAGACCATGACTATCCAGGAGAGCGGCGGCACCAAGAAGATCATCGAATGGGGCATCGAGCGCATGAAGGAAATGCTGCCGGTGGCCGCACGCGCCAAACGCGAGACCATCGATGCGTCCGAGCTGACGCTGGCCCTGCAGTGCGGCGGCTCTGACGGGTATTCGGGCATCACGGCCAATCCGGCGCTCGGCTATGCCGCCGATATCCTGGTGCGCAATGGCGGCACCGCCATCCTCAGCGAAACCCCGGAAATCTACGGCGCCGAACACCTGCTGACGCGTCGCGCCGTGTCGCGCGAGGTCGGCGAAAAGCTGATCAGCCGCATCCACTGGTGGGAAGACTACACCCAGCGCAACCATGGCGAGATGAACAACAATCCATCCCCCGGCAATAAGCTGGGCGGGTTGACGACCATTCTCGAAAAGTCGCTGGGCGCAGCGGCCAAGGGCGGCACGACGCCGCTCACCGCCGTCTATGAATATGCCGAAAAGGTCACCGAGAAGGGCTTCGTCTTCATGGACACGCCGGGCTTCGATCCGGTGTCGGCAACGGGGCAGGTGGCTGGCGGCGCCAATATCCTGGCCTTCACCACCGGGCGCGGCTCGGCCTATGGCTGCAAGCCGGTGCCATCGATCAAGCTCGCTACCAATTCGGACATGTATGCAAGGATGACCGAGGACATGGACATCAATTGCGGCGATATCGTCGAGGGCGTTTCCATTGAGCAGAAGGGCCAGGAGATTTTCGACTTGATGCTGCGGGTCGCCTCGGGCGAGAAGACCAAGTCGGAAGCCCTGGGCTATGGCGACAACGAATTCGTGCCGTGGCAGGTCGGGGCAACGATGTGA
- a CDS encoding GntR family transcriptional regulator yields the protein MRTEASPYSFLVRPTTLARGSVTADVTNAIRQAIVTLALPPGSVIDKSLICAELGVSRFPVSEALARLQIEGLVDIAPQRGSTVSLVRIADVREYMLIRKALESEALRVLIGAHEPELVEALHANMAAQREAADRDDAEAFHQIDIDFHDIIFRSMRFTKIKTIIDSARANLDRARRLIITPRRLALTIAEHQAIFDGILAGNQDQATKAIRAHIDAVMVELFAFARERPSLFADGETLGTDKDSFPFG from the coding sequence ATGAGAACGGAAGCAAGTCCCTATTCTTTTCTGGTCCGGCCGACGACACTTGCCCGCGGCAGCGTCACGGCGGATGTGACCAATGCCATCCGCCAGGCCATTGTCACCCTGGCCCTGCCGCCGGGCAGTGTCATCGACAAATCGCTGATCTGCGCCGAACTCGGCGTCTCGCGGTTTCCGGTCAGTGAGGCGCTGGCGCGACTGCAGATCGAAGGGCTGGTCGATATCGCGCCGCAGCGCGGCTCGACCGTTTCGCTGGTGCGCATTGCTGATGTCCGCGAATACATGCTGATCCGCAAAGCGCTGGAGTCGGAGGCCCTGCGTGTGCTGATCGGCGCGCACGAGCCCGAGCTGGTCGAGGCGCTGCACGCCAATATGGCGGCTCAGCGCGAGGCGGCCGACCGCGACGATGCTGAAGCATTCCACCAGATTGATATCGACTTCCACGACATCATCTTCCGCTCGATGCGCTTCACCAAGATCAAGACGATCATCGATAGCGCGCGGGCCAATCTCGATCGCGCCCGCCGGCTGATCATCACCCCGCGCCGCCTGGCGCTGACCATTGCCGAACACCAGGCCATCTTCGATGGCATCCTGGCCGGCAATCAGGATCAGGCGACCAAAGCCATCCGCGCCCATATCGACGCGGTCATGGTCGAACTCTTCGCCTTTGCCCGCGAGCGCCCGTCTTTGTTCGCCGACGGTGAAACACTGGGCACCGACAAGGACAGCTTCCCGTTTGGGTAG
- a CDS encoding RbsD/FucU family protein, which yields MLKNIPPILGPDLLGILRAMGHGDEIAIVDANYPADAAGPALVRLDGISATDVLDAILTLMPLDDFVDEAAICMQVVGDAGKREPVMDAFEAIVRQHEPKMGLGSLERFAFYDRVKQGYAIVQTGESRLYGNIILKKGIIRPKA from the coding sequence ATGCTCAAGAACATACCGCCGATCCTCGGCCCTGATCTGCTCGGCATCCTTCGGGCCATGGGTCATGGCGATGAGATCGCCATCGTCGACGCCAACTATCCGGCCGATGCGGCGGGCCCCGCTTTGGTGCGGCTCGACGGCATTTCGGCCACCGACGTGCTCGACGCCATCCTGACGCTGATGCCGCTCGACGATTTCGTCGATGAAGCCGCCATCTGCATGCAGGTGGTTGGCGATGCCGGCAAGCGTGAACCGGTGATGGATGCGTTTGAGGCGATCGTGCGCCAGCACGAACCCAAGATGGGCCTCGGCTCGCTTGAGCGGTTCGCCTTCTATGACCGGGTCAAGCAAGGCTATGCCATCGTCCAGACTGGCGAGAGCCGCCTCTACGGCAACATCATCCTCAAGAAGGGTATTATCCGACCCAAAGCGTAA